The genomic stretch CCTCATGGCGTGCTAGACGAGTACAACCATCTCTAATCGTACATCTAGAAACTCTTCAAAGCACCGTATAATAAGCCTTTTGGGATTACTTAGCTTTCATCAAATCCGCTATACACCATGAAGACTAATCTGGAGCTAATTGCTGCTACGGATAGGTACGTTGACTTTTTACTTCCCACCATTAAAGAAAGAGTTGGAGGAGACAGTCGAGttaaaagaagagaaagctcTGTTTAACTAGCGGTGAAACTCCTTTTTAAAATACCAGTCACTAACTCATCACTTCTGGCAGGTTTCCGTACGATGATGACCAAACTGCTGAGGCAAAAACCTTGCGGGACACGCTATTCAAGCTGCTctgggaagatgaagacggtcAATATGCCATCGGTTATGTACCAGACTGGGTTATCGATGAGCTATCCAAGACGCCTGAAGACATCCGCGGCGATATGACTCTGAACATGGCGGACCGTACTGTCATGCTCTTCAGGACGCCACAGACAGAAGCGGAGCGTACTCTTGCTGTGGCGAAATTGACAGGCCATTGGCATAAAAATTGCACGTTCAAGTCTCTCAAGGGCTGGCGTGACGAGCTCTGGCCGGTTTATGGCCGAACAGGGGAGTTACTCTTCAGCGTGGAGAGGGCCGCCGTCGGTTTGTTTGGCGCCGCTAGATATGGAGTGCATATGGTTGCTTACGTGGAGGATGAAACTGCTCCTCATGGCATCAAAATCTGGGTGCCAAAACGGGCATCCAACAAGTCAACTTTCCCCGGCATGCTAGACAACACTGTAGCCGGTGGCCTGACAACCGGCGAGGATCCCTTTGAATGCATCATCCGAGaggctgatgaagaggcaaGTCTGCCCGACCACTTGGTTCGTAGCACTGCCAAATGGGTCGGGAATGCGACATACATCTACATCACAGAGGCCAAGTTTATCGGAGAGGACGGCTACATTTATCCTGAATGCCAATGGGTCTATGACCTGAAACTACCCGCCGACGTTATACCCAAGCCAAAGGACGGCGAAGTGGAAGAATTTCGGCTGCGTGACGTggaggagatcaagaaggaCTTGGCGGACGCAAAATTCAAGCCCAACTGcgccatggtgatgattgACTTCTTCATTCGTCACGGCATTCTGACCGAAGCCAACGAGCCCGACTTGGCCTTGATTAGGGCTAAAATGACCCGAGAGCTCCCATTCCCTGGTCCGCACCAGCCCAACTGGGCTGGCCACATCACCCAGCAGCCAGTTGACGCCAATTGAGCTAGCTATTGACCAATAACTTTCTCtcttgttctctctctcttggtTCTTGCATGAAATGACAATACATGGCGCTCAGATTTCCCCATCTCTTATTTTAGTCCCCATATaacttctttcttcttcttctaatgCCATGGTGTCGGATTATGTGTGACTCCTCATTGTgagttttataaattaaaatgcGCCAGTTGTCCATGTCTGGTGTAGTTTTTGTTCTTCCCGTCATAGCTCCCCAGTTCGTAATATCATGACTCGCCCTGCTTCTTCCCTCTACCGCTTGATCAGCAGGTAGACGTTGTCAACTCGCAGTGGTGTTAGCTTCTTAACCGGGCCCTTGAGTGCCATGAGCAATCCGCCAAAGGAGACATAAGCGTTGCTAAAAGTAGTCAAACACACAAACGTTAGCAGTGAActtctctcactctctcccCTCACTCAGCGTAATAGAATGTCGGTCACTGGTGATGGGTGTGGATCTTCATACATGGTGTTGCCATCAAATGTCTCCTCAAACTTGTAAATCTTTCCGTAGCACACGTAGTCGTAGAGGTCGGCCAGGGTAGCAGGCGCATCGCCGGATTTGCCAACGTCCCGCCAGCCCTTGTCGTCCTCCTTGCTGCCGTCTGGTGATAATGTGGTGGTGAGGACAACGTGCAGCGTGTCTCCTTGGCTACAAGGGAACAGCTCGATGTTGATGTCCAGTTCAATCAGGGTCTGGTTGTCGAGGGATGTGCACGAGATGCGTGCGACGCGGTCATATTTTTTCTGGTCGTACGCGGTGACGGTAAAGCCTTCTTCGAAAAGAGTGGCGTCGCCACTGCCGCCTCCAGACATGGTTGTGGATTTCGAATGAGTTGTTATGATATGAGTTGTAGTTTTCCTGTTAATATTGAGAATCTCGGCTTCGTAGGGCGTAGGGATTGATAGGCAATAATAGTTTGGCCTGCGTTTTCTTTGGCCTCGAAACTTTTGAAATGGTTCTAGAAAATATTCGGGTTGGAGGGGTGCAGCTCGGATATGTGCATATCcgtggctgcggcgccagTGGATCGGGGCATTTAGCATCGACAAAGTGTGATGATAGCTTGATGAAGGAATGAAAACACGTTTTTGTTACTCTATTCGTGAAGTAATCGTTGCTCGGTTATAAAAGTTGACTCGGCCATCACGCGGGTTATACGTCATTATCCTAGGATTATCTTTACAAAATTAGTATCATAGCTGACAAAATCCGGCCATTTTCTGAGTtaaacaccaaaaaaatCTTAGCATGTCCTttcgaaaaagaaataccGTAATTGGTATTGCCGGGACTACACCAGAGCCGCAACGAGCCAAAATATCAGTCTCGGGGACCCGGCCTTCCCCTCACGATGGAAGACTCACCACATCTACCGGCACTTCGTCCCTGGATCAACTCTTAGCAGGCCATGCTGGACTACCCATGGGGACGTCTCTTCTCATTGAAGAGTCTGGAACAACAGATTTTGGTGGGATTTTGCTTCGCTACTTTGCTGCCGAGGGACTGGTCCAAGGTCATCATGTGCATGTCTTGGGGTTTGGAGATCACTGGCGGCGTGAGCTTCCGGGGCTGGCAAGTGAGAGCCGATCCAAGGACGCCAACAGTTCCAAGTCTTCAGAtagcaagatgaagattgcTTGGAGATACGAGGCGTTGAGCAGTAGAGCTACACCTTCACGTGGTAaggctcttctctctgctACTTTGTCTATCATTCACTAATGATGCACAAAATAGGACCCTCAATAGCAGACTCAGCGGAAGGCATAGCGCCATTCTGTCACACATTTGATCTCTCGGCTCGCCTGGAGGACAGCGTTGCGCAAGGGCAGTTCTACACCActcgcggcggcggcatggaTCCAACCCAGTCGCCATTCCGGCGATTCATCACCGACATCACCTCCCGGCTGAAAAGCTCGCCTCCAACTTCTATCCACAAAATCGTCATCCCAAGCTTACTCTCTCCAACTATATACCCCCCCATCAGCCTGCCGGCCACAGGAGATACTGCAGTTCCTGCACCACATCCGTGCCTTGCTGCGGCAGTTTCCTTCGCGGATTGTTGTCATGATGACACTTCCCATCTCGCTATACCCCCGTTCGACGGGCCTTGTTCGACGAGCAGAGCTTCTCTGCGATGGTGTCGTGGAGATGATTCCGCTTCAGCAACAGACACACCACCCCGTTGATCGTAACTCGTCAAATGAGAATAAGGCACAGGGTCTCTTTAGAATCCACTCGCTGCCTGTTTTCCATGAGAAGGGGGGAGGTCTGGAAGGAAGCTGGGTGAAGGAGGACATGTCCTTCAAGCTCAGCGCTTCAAGCGGGCTTATTATTACACCGTATAGCTTGCCGCCACTGTTAGATGACGAGGGCCCTTCGAATGCGCCCTCGAATGAGAACAAACCAAAGCTTGATTTTTAGCTttggatattttttttctcaattttACCTTTTTTCGCCCAACGTCCCTGGGCTTTATGTGAGATCCAGTGTGTTGGTGAGCTCAATGAAGTGATGTATGCACTTACCCAGCACTGAGAACCGCCCAGTTGCGAAATAAGAATTTTTAGTGGATACTTATTCCTCTACCGGAGCATATAGCTCTCACCCCCACCATACTAG from Trichoderma atroviride chromosome 3, complete sequence encodes the following:
- a CDS encoding uncharacterized protein (antiSMASH:Cluster_3.2), whose product is MKTNLELIAATDRFPYDDDQTAEAKTLRDTLFKLLWEDEDGQYAIGYVPDWVIDELSKTPEDIRGDMTLNMADRTVMLFRTPQTEAERTLAVAKLTGHWHKNCTFKSLKGWRDELWPVYGRTGELLFSVERAAVGLFGAARYGVHMVAYVEDETAPHGIKIWVPKRASNKSTFPGMLDNTVAGGLTTGEDPFECIIREADEEASLPDHLVRSTAKWVGNATYIYITEAKFIGEDGYIYPECQWVYDLKLPADVIPKPKDGEVEEFRLRDVEEIKKDLADAKFKPNCAMVMIDFFIRHGILTEANEPDLALIRAKMTRELPFPGPHQPNWAGHITQQPVDAN
- a CDS encoding uncharacterized protein (antiSMASH:Cluster_3.2); protein product: MSGGGSGDATLFEEGFTVTAYDQKKYDRVARISCTSLDNQTLIELDINIELFPCSQGDTLHVVLTTTLSPDGSKEDDKGWRDVGKSGDAPATLADLYDYVCYGKIYKFEETFDGNTINAYVSFGGLLMALKGPVKKLTPLRVDNVYLLIKR
- a CDS encoding uncharacterized protein (antiSMASH:Cluster_3.2); its protein translation is MSFRKRNTVIGIAGTTPEPQRAKISVSGTRPSPHDGRLTTSTGTSSLDQLLAGHAGLPMGTSLLIEESGTTDFGGILLRYFAAEGLVQGHHVHVLGFGDHWRRELPGLASESRSKDANSSKSSDSKMKIAWRYEALSSRATPSRGPSIADSAEGIAPFCHTFDLSARLEDSVAQGQFYTTRGGGMDPTQSPFRRFITDITSRLKSSPPTSIHKIVIPSLLSPTIYPPISLPATGDTAVPAPHPCLAAAVSFADCCHDDTSHLAIPPFDGPCSTSRASLRWCRGDDSASATDTPPR